The following coding sequences lie in one Arachis ipaensis cultivar K30076 chromosome B03, Araip1.1, whole genome shotgun sequence genomic window:
- the LOC107633690 gene encoding uncharacterized protein LOC107633690: MTLTPYKGIRDPKVHVTKFESMMFLNSDSDPILCRSFPTFLDGVALLWFSNLPVGSITSFDEFAKMFINHFAASKIYARGSDYLSTIKQGQHESMMDYMTRFTTVAIEIPDLNLEVQLHAIKSGLRPGKFQEAIAVAKLETLEEFRDSHRRN; this comes from the coding sequence ATGACCTTAACGCCATATAAGGGGATCAGGGATCCTAAAGTTCATGTCACAAAATTTGAGTCTATGATGTTCCTTAATAGTGACTCCGATCCCATTCTATGTCGATCTTTTCCTACATTTTTAGATGGAGTTGCCTTACTATGGTTTTCTAATTTGCCTGTAGGGTCCATAACCAGCTTTGACGAGTTCGCCAAGATGTTCATCAACCACTTTGCAGCATCTAAAATCTATGCAAGAGGTTCGGATTATCTCAGCACAATCAAACAAGGGCAGCACGAAAGTATGATGGATTACATGACGCGCTTCACAACGGTGGCCATAGAAATCCCCGACCTTAACCTAGAAGTCCAGCTGCATGCCATAAAAAGTGGCCTTCGACCTGGAAAATTCCAGGAAGCTATAGCTGTGGCGAAACTGGAGACATTGGAGGAGTTCCGAGACAGCCACCGAAGAAATTGA
- the LOC107633689 gene encoding uncharacterized protein LOC107633689, which yields MTMEGSHQNPTVPTSAAHISFNTDDFKSQTPNLDDPVVISVHMGELTVKKVLLDPGSSADILFYSTLKKMQLSDKALQPSGGELAGFSGERAPISGYVWLRTLGEFPNSKTLDIQFLVVDCVSPYNIILGRPSLNSFGVIVSTIHLCVKFPVQDNTVATVHADHKEARQCYKASLKKITKEAIPRIH from the coding sequence ATGACAATGGAAGGGTCGCACCAAAACCCAACAGTTCCGACCTCAGCTGCCCATATCAGTTTCAATACTGACGATTTCAAATCACAGACACCAAACTTGGATGATCCAGTAGTAATCTCGGTGCACATGGGAGAGCTGACCGTAAAGAAAGTTCTGCTCGATCCGGGAAGCAGTGCCGATATCCTATTCTATTCCACATTAAAAAAGATGCAGCTAAGCGACAAGGCATTGCAACCATCAGGAGGAGAATTAGCAGGGTTCTCAGGAGAAAGAGCCCCTATATCAGGTTATGTATGGCTGAGGACATTGGGAGAATTCCCAAattccaaaacactagacatccAGTTCTTGGTAGTCGATTGTGTTAGTCCTTACAATATCATCTTAGGACGCCCCTCCCTTAACTCCTTTGGAGTTATTGTTTCTACCATTCATCTATGTGTCAAGTTTCCTGTGCAAGATAACACAGTAGCGACAGTCCACGCCGACCATAAGGAAGCTAGACAATGCTACAAAGCAAGCCTGAAGAAAATCACAAAGGAGGCTATCCCGAGAATCCATTAA